From the genome of Agrobacterium vitis, one region includes:
- a CDS encoding NUDIX hydrolase, with product MPSRDGAIEVLLITSRDSGRWVIPKGWPMGKKKPHQVACAEAWEEAGVRGRIHKKAWGHYTYVKKLDDGKLVPAMVQVHLLDVQELETDYPEKNERRLSWFTPAAAASSVKEPELRGLISKLENYGFADASALRAVK from the coding sequence GTGCCGAGCCGAGACGGAGCGATCGAGGTCCTGCTGATCACGAGCAGGGACAGCGGCCGCTGGGTCATCCCAAAGGGATGGCCGATGGGAAAAAAGAAGCCCCACCAGGTTGCGTGCGCCGAGGCCTGGGAGGAGGCCGGGGTCAGAGGCCGTATCCACAAGAAGGCATGGGGTCATTACACCTATGTGAAGAAGCTGGATGACGGAAAGCTCGTCCCCGCAATGGTTCAGGTCCACCTGCTCGATGTGCAAGAACTTGAGACCGATTACCCCGAAAAGAATGAGCGCAGACTAAGTTGGTTCACACCGGCGGCAGCCGCTTCGTCAGTGAAGGAGCCGGAGCTTCGTGGCTTGATCTCCAAACTTGAAAACTATGGTTTTGCCGATGCGTCAGCGCTCCGCGCCGTGAAATGA